The segment GCGGACAGTTCCCAGTTTGAGGGATATTTGTCGGAAATCCTGTCACTTGGCGGCAGAGGATCAGCATGACCGATGACCAGTATTTCCTGATCCACGGCATTTTTCAAAACCGGAGCGATACGTCTGAGCAGATCCCTGCCGGCCTTTGAAACTTCTGCGGAACCTTTTTTGAAAAACAATCTTTCAAGAAGGTCCATTTTCAAGGCACCTTCCATCACAACTATTTTCGCCTCGTTGGTATTGACCTTTTCTTCAAGGGCGACAACCATGCTGTCCATCTCTTCTTTCTGTTGTCTTTTCTGCCGTTCAAGTTCCTGGGTCTGTTTTTCAAGTTCGGCTATTTCATTCTTATAATCTTTATTAGATGACTTAAGTTGATAATTGTCTTTCTGCTCCTTCTTGAGGGACTCGGAAAGGTCTTCATTACTTTTTTCAAGTGTTGCCTTTTCCTGCTGGGATGAGTTGAACTGTTCTTCAAGGGCATCATATTTGGATGTACTGACGCATCCTGATGCGGTAAGCAAAACGAACAGAAGAAAAAACGGGATTACGGCAACTCCTCTTTCCTGGCGGATATTTTTTTTCATTGGATCTGACCTCAGTTGGTTAAAATTGATAATCTTATAAAAGGCGATAATTCCAATAATTTATAAGACGAATACGCATCAGACGAGTGTTTTTCACGAGTCCGGTAAAGTTGGATGCAGCAAATCCACAGGCCCCATTCACCCCTGTCTTGTCACTCGTCACGATTCACTTGTCACTGCAGTTAATTCTGAACCGCTTCATTATTCAGAGAACTGCTCACCCACTCTGTATCAACAAAATCAACAATCTGTTCCTTGACTATATCGGGCAGATCCATGAATTCACATCCGTAGCCAATATGTTTCATCAGGTGATGATCAAGAACCCATTTGATTTTTGTCTCTATATTCACCACGAGCTGAATCGGCGCGTTGCCCACTATTTTGGTAAGAATAAGATGGTCGCCTACCTTGAGTTTAATATTGTCATCCCGTTTCAAAGTGAAATGCAAACCACCGACGCTCATATTCATCACATTGGCAACTATGCCTTTATCTCCCTGACTCGGACAGGAAAAAAAACCGACCATTTTATCCTGAACCGAGTAAAAGACTCGTTTATATTTTCTACGGTGCTGGACTTCCTCTCCCATGAAATTCCTCAACTCTATATTTCTTGTTATGTTGTTT is part of the Pseudomonadota bacterium genome and harbors:
- a CDS encoding PilZ domain-containing protein, producing MGEEVQHRRKYKRVFYSVQDKMVGFFSCPSQGDKGIVANVMNMSVGGLHFTLKRDDNIKLKVGDHLILTKIVGNAPIQLVVNIETKIKWVLDHHLMKHIGYGCEFMDLPDIVKEQIVDFVDTEWVSSSLNNEAVQN
- a CDS encoding OmpA family protein produces the protein MKKNIRQERGVAVIPFFLLFVLLTASGCVSTSKYDALEEQFNSSQQEKATLEKSNEDLSESLKKEQKDNYQLKSSNKDYKNEIAELEKQTQELERQKRQQKEEMDSMVVALEEKVNTNEAKIVVMEGALKMDLLERLFFKKGSAEVSKAGRDLLRRIAPVLKNAVDQEILVIGHADPLPPSDRISDKYPSNWELSAARATEVVRILQWGYGISPDRLVAQGVAHYRPLQLGNGKDPVQKERAVEIHLKARNK